Proteins from a single region of Macaca thibetana thibetana isolate TM-01 chromosome 4, ASM2454274v1, whole genome shotgun sequence:
- the ZKSCAN8 gene encoding zinc finger protein with KRAB and SCAN domains 8, which translates to MAEESRKPSAPSPPDQTPEEDLVIVKVEEDHGWDQESSLHENNPPGQELFRLRFRRLCYQETLGPREALIQLRALCHQWLRPDLNTKEQILELLVLEQFLTILPEELQTLVKEHQLENGEEVVTLLEDLERQIDILGRPVSARVHGHRVLWEEVVHSESAPEPPNTQLQSEATQHKSPVPQGSQERAMSTSQSPTPSQKGSSGDQEMTATLLTAGFQTLEKIEDMAVSLIREEWLLDPSQKDLSRDNRPENFRNVFSLGGETRNENRELASKQVISTGIQPHGETAAKCNGDIIRGLEHGEARDLLGRLERQRGNPTQERRHKCDECGKSFAQSSGLVRHWRIHTGEKPYQCNVCGKAFSYRSALLSHQDIHNKVKRYHCKECGKAFSQNTGLILHQRIHTGEKPYQCNQCGKAFSQSAGLILHQRIHSGERPYECNECGKAFSHSSHLIGHQRIHTGEKPYECDECGKTFRRSSHLIGHQRSHTGEKPYKCNECGRAFSQKSGLIEHQRIHTGERPYKCKECGKAFNGNTGLIQHLRIHTGEKPYQCNECGKAFIQRSSLIRHQRIHSGEKSESIG; encoded by the exons ATGGCTGAAGAATCAAGAAAGCCGTCAGCCCCATCCCCACCAGACCAGACTCCTGAAGAGGATCTTGTAATCGTCAAGGTAGAGGAGGATCATGGTTGGGACCAGGAATCTAGTCTGCATGAGAATAATCCTCCTGGCCAAGAACTGTTCCGCCTGCGCTTCAGGCGGTTATGCTACCAGGAGACACTAGGACCCCGAGAAGCTCTGATCCAACTACGGGCACTTTGCCATCAGTGGCTGAGGCCAGATTTGAACACCAAGGAGCAGATCCTGGAGCTGCTGGTGCTGGAGCAGTTCTTGACCATCCTACCTGAGGAGCTCCAGACTCTGGTTAAGGAACATCAGCTAGAGAACGGAGAGGAGGTGGTGACCCTATTAGAGGATTTGGAAAGGCAGATTGATATACTAGGACGACCA GTCTCAGCTCGTGTACATGGACATAGGGTACTCTGGGAGGAGGTAGTACATTCAGAATCTGCACCAGAGCCTCCAAATACTCAGCTCCAATCTGAAGCAACCCAGCATAAATCTCCAGTGCCCCAAGGGTCACAAGAGAGAG CCATGTCTACTTCCCAGAGTCCTACTCCTTCCCAGAAAGGAAGTTCTGGAGACCAGGAAATGACAGCTACACTTCTCACAGCAGGGTTCCAG aCTTTGGAGAAGATTGAAGACATGGCCGTGTCCCTTATTCGAGAGGAGTGGCTTCTTGATCCATCACAGAAGGATCTGAGTAGAGATAACAGGCCAGAAAATTTCAGAAACGTGTTCTCCCTGG GTGGTGAGACCAGGAATGAGAACAGGGAATTAGCATCAAAACAGGTAATATCTACTGGAATCCAACCACATGGAGAGACAGCTGCAAAATGCAACGGGGATATTATCAGGGGTCTTGAGCATGGAGAAGCCCGAGACCTTCTGGGCAGATTAGAGAGGCAGCGGGGAAATCCCACACAAGAGAGACGACATAAATGTGATGAATGTGGGAAAAGCTTTGCTCAGAGCTCAGGCCTTGTTCGCCACTGGAGAATCCACACTGGGGAGAAACCCTATCAGTGTAATGTGTGTGGTAAAGCCTTCAGTTACAGGTCAGCCCTTCTTTCACATCAGGATATCCACAACAAAGTAAAACGCTATCACTGTAAGGAGTGTGGTAAAGCCTTCAGTCAGAACACAGGCCTGATTCTGCACCAGAGAAtccacactggggagaagccATATCAGTGCAATCAGTGTGGGAAGGCTTTCAGTCAGAGTGCGGGCCTTATTCTGCACCAGAGAATCCACAGTGGGGAGAGACCCTATGAATGTAATGAGTGTGGGAAAGCTTTCAGTCATAGCTCACACCTCATTGGACATCAGAGAATCCACACGGGGGAGAAGCCCTATGAGTGTGATGAGTGTGGGAAAACCTTCAGGCGGAGCTCACATCTTATTGGTCATCAGAGGAGCCACACTggggagaaaccctacaaatgcaATGAGTGTGGGAGGGCCTTCAGTCAGAAGTCAGGCCTTATTGAACATCAGAGAATCCACACTGGAGAAAGACCctataaatgtaaagaatgtgggaaagctttcaATGGGAACACTGGTCTCATTCAACACCTGAGAATTCACACAGGGGAGAAGCCCTACCAATGTAAtgagtgtgggaaagcctttattCAGAGGTCGAGTCTCATTCGACATCAGAGAATCCACAGTGGTGAAAAATCTGAATCCATAGGCTAG